A single Drosophila miranda strain MSH22 chromosome XR, D.miranda_PacBio2.1, whole genome shotgun sequence DNA region contains:
- the LOC108153027 gene encoding homeobox protein caupolican: MTVHSNETGICLVMNAVSTHLATSSPNTPPTNAPSQTPPSTVPTLACPANQPLGTPVSGPGHSGMVTSTVPQGARSTSPCGGAAGLPALPVLGQPPPGPHSSGPVPPPGSANPNRCCDTGRTIYTDPVSGQTICSCQYDMLNYQRLAAAGGVPLGVYPEGMSAYLSGIAGDQPPFYANPAGIDLKENLVAGASPWPYPSMYHPYDAAFAGYPFNSYGMDLNGARRKNATRETTSTLKAWLNEHKKNPYPTKGEKIMLAIITKMTLTQVSTWFANARRRLKKENKMTWEPRNRVDDDDANIDDDDDKNTEENDLLDAKDSGVGSTDDKDRSGRLGDMMADRPGESNNSEWSESRPGSPNGSPDLYDRPGSMPPGAHPLFHPAALHHHFRPPAGSPPDIAAYHHHQQQLLQQHQQAQQNSLQTAVGGTAKPRIWSLADMASKDSSKESSSAPKDSLGPELPPSHPGFYGHPSQQPSPGKILSPLAARIPNYSPYVRPDLYRGFYGPAAAHLSAPTQEFLEHQRSFNASLAAHNGLGMNPLLWKAAVSGAANGPHFAPLSLTTTGVAGGPQQLAPPPVASPSASSSSSSMGCDVVHIPTSSGQSAAQNMMGPISSNSTASSSSSQSGKISPGVNVTSLCAKP; encoded by the exons atgaCAGTGCACAGTAATGAAACCGGTATCTGTTTAGTAATG AATGCCGTTTCAACTCACCTTGCCACTTCATCGCCCAACACACCTCCAACCAACGCGCCGTCGCAGACCCCTCCGTCGACGGTGCCGACGCTAGCTTGTCCCGCTAACCAGCCATTGGGTACGCCCGTGTCCGGGCCCGGGCACAGTGGAATGGTGACGTCTACGGTGCCACAGGGAGCGCGCTCCACCTCCCCATGCGGGGGAGCGGCTGGCCTGCCAGCACTGCCCGTGCTCGGACAGCCGCCTCCGGGACCGCATTCTTCCGGTCCAGTTCCACCGCCCGGCTCCGCAAATCCCAATCGCTGCTGTGACACGGGGCGCACCATCTACACGGATCCCGTCAGTGGCCAGACGATCTGCTCCTGCCAGTACGATATGCTCAACTACCAGCGGCTGGCTGCGGCGGGCGGCGTACCACTCGGTGTCTACCCAGAGGGAATGTCTGCATACCTTTCGGGCATTGCCGGCGATCAACCTCCGTTCTACGCTAATCCG GCTGGAATCGATCTGAAGGAGAACCTCGTTGCCGGCGCATCCCCGTGGCCATATCCGTCGATGTATCATCCGTATGATGCCGCATTTGCAGGCTATCCCTTTAATAG TTATGGCATGGATTTGAATGGGGCTAGACGAAAGAATGCGACCCGCGAGACAACGTCCACCCTCAAGGCCTGGCTGAACGAGCACAAGAAGAATCCCTATCCCACCAAGGGCGAAAAGATCATGCTGGCCATTATCACAAAGATGACGCTGACGCAGGTCTCCACGTGGTTCGCCAATGCGAGAAGAAGACTGAAAAAAGAGAACAAAATGACATGGGAGCCAAGGAACCGCGTCGATGACGATGATGCCAATAtcgatgatgacgatgacaaGAATACGGAAGAGAATGACTTATTAG ATGCAAAAGATTCTGGTGTGGGTTCTACGGACGACAAGGACCGTTCCGGTCGGCTGGGTGATATGATGGCCGACCGACCGGGCGAGAGCAACAACAGCGAGTGGTCTGAGTCGCGCCCGGGCTCTCCCAACGGGTCACCCGATCTCTATGATCGGCCAGGCAGCATGCCTCCGGGCGCACATCCCCTGTTCCATCCCGCTGCTCTGCATCATCATTTCCGCCCACCGGCGGGCTCTCCGCCGGACATAGCCGCCTACCATCACCATCAGCAGCAACTGTTGCAACAGCATCAGCAGGCGCAGCAGAACTCCCTGCAGACAGCCGTCGGGGGTACGGCCAAGCCGCGCATATGGTCGCTGGCCGACATGGCCTCGAAGGACTCCAGCAAGGAGTCCAGCTCGGCGCCCAAGGACAGTTTGGGCCCGGAACTGCCACCGTCGCATCCGGGCTTTTACGGTCACCCTAGTCAGCAGCCGTCTCCTGGCAAGATCCTGTCGCCGTTGGCTGCCCGCATACCCAACTATTCGCCGTACGTGCGACCCGACCTGTACAGAGGCTTCTACGGGCCGGCGGCAGCGCATTTGAGTGCCCCGACGCAAGAATTTCTGGAGCACCAGCGTTCCTTCAACGCCAGCCTGGCCGCACACAATGGCCTGGGCATGAATCCGCTGCTGTGGAAGGCAGCCGTCTCGGGGGCGGCCAACGGGCCGCACTTTGCACCACTCAGCCTGACGACAACGGGAGTCGCTGGTGGACCCCAGCAGCTGGCACCACCGCCTGTGGCATCGCCGTCGGCCTCCAGCTCGTCCTCATCGATGGGCTGTGATGTTGTCCATATTCCAACATCGAGCGGCCAGTCAGCGGCTCAAAACATGATGGGACCAATTTCCAGTAATTCAACCGCTTCGTCATCGTCCTCGCAGTCCGGCAAAATATCGCCGGGGGTGAATGTGACATCGTTGTGCGCAAAGCCATGA